Genomic DNA from Trichoderma asperellum chromosome 5, complete sequence:
TGTCTATTACAGTTGGTGACAAGAGCCAAGCTTGGCTACGAGAAGTATTGGTCTTGCTTGATCACGGTCGCACAAATCTTACTGGATCGAGCCAAGTACTTctataatgctataaagCGCTATAATCGAAAGCATTACAGTAACCATACTGTGTTTTTGGTATATACGTACGGAGTACACGCATTCTGCTAAGCCTCAATTTGAGCTATTATTTTGAGCAATAATCCTCTAGCTATATCATACTTCGCATCCAGTGCTGTAATACTCAAATTAATAacagacagaaaaaaaattatgtaTCACATATTTTATAGCCTAAGTGGCAGGCGATCGGACATTTCAATGGTAAAATTATGGGTGACCCACTGGAGCACGCACGCAGGGTGAGTGAGATGCCAGTGGTGCGGAGGGATCGGCGTACTTCGTAAACTATGCGAGATATAGTGGGGTTGCTATGGGGCTAGGGTGACAGTCGCCCGTAATTGAAGCAATGACTCGATAGCAGCGCGAACATGGGATTAAAGCAGCTTGAAAGAGGAAGTACCTTTGCTATGATCAATAGAGAACTTTCATGGGGCCCTAAAAGTCGAAATTACTTACAGTGCATACCACGCAAATAGACGGATATGATCGTACGTGGCCCAAAACTCGCTTATAGATACTATGCTTTGCTTAGCATCATATAAGCATCGATCGTAAGCCTGGAGTGACTCTGGGCTTAAGTTGTCTTTACGGCCATTGCGCGCAAGCAAAGCACGTCTAATGACAAATGGCCGGTACATTATCATGCGAAAGTTTCGCCACCTCCACTGCATAACAGAATGAGCAAAGGCGTATTTTGCTGGTACGGATGCTCCTTCTGAAAAATATTCGGGTGTGTTTTTTGCCCATGGCTCAAAGCAACGGGCCTCCAATTGAAGCAACTCTTTTGCACTCGGTAAAGGCTTGGAAATTATTCGAATGTATATCGGGTTTGTAGCTATGTGGAACCTAGCTTGTGTTCGAACCGCTGTATACACAGAAATTTCGTGTGGGTCGGAAGGATATGATTTGGACATGGCAGTTAAATCCTATAAGAGTCAGTTTCATGCTAGGTAGCAGATTGAGAGAAGTGTAACCTTATCGTGAACGTTCATTGGCAATGATATGTCCACACCATCAAACGGACACACTTGGGGTCGCCCGAATGTGATGTTTGCGCCGATGTCAAATATACTCAGCGTCCACCACACCCTGCGTCGGATTTCCATGCTTAAAGGTGAGATTTTCCATCCTTGGAAATCCTTATGTAACCCTAATGCCATAGCCATCCTAGCCGCCAATCCCGAGTAGCTATACGCGGCATTGGGCttatctctcttttgttgATAATTAGATATTAAAGTCAGAGCTTGGACCAATGGTAAACTGCCGATTTCCAGCAAGTCAAAAGACAGCAGGGTTTTAATATGGTTGAAGATATCAAGATCTAGATTGTTCACTGTAGTAGCCGTGGTATATACTCCAAGAGCTGCCATGGCATAGGCCAAGATGAACCAAGATCCTCCACTAGGTCTTGGAATAACTTCAGAGTACTGAGCGCGAAAGGTCGGTTCATGGACGATGGGATAGCTAAGATGATATATCCTGAAATAAGCATCAATCATACTGTCGGCTATGTGTTTATTCATGTTAGGTAGTTTGATGAGTGAAAAATGACTGTCCGCCCCAGCTTGCGCATGGCCATATGTGTTCTTAGCTTGGACGGGCTCTAGAAGGCGTAGGAAAGCGGCACCTGACGCAATTCCAAGATAACCACTTTGTTGTTCAGAAACTGTCAAAGAGGCCATGCCATCTAAGATCTGTCTTGTTTCGTTGAAATCGCTCGCTGGGGACCCTCCTGGTGATGCTTGATGGGCAGCCCTATGCTCATCCCATCCAAATTCCCCTGTAGATGGCGGGCTCTCGAAATCATCTTCGTGAGATTTTTCTGAGTTTTCTACATGTTCTGATGGTTCTGTGATTTGCGGCGGCAATGAAATATCGCTTTGGCCCAGCTTTCCAACCGTCGTGAGGCATGAAGCATCAGAGGCCGAGGCCTCAACGGTGGGCTGAGTTGTTGCAGGTTGAATATTTGACTCATCTTCATGTATTTGGTCGCCAATAGCTGGTTGAACGCCACTAGCAATGTTATTTCCATCAATGTCTACGCCTAAATAACAAAATATTCAGTGAGTCTCATCCAATTCGCAGAGACGTTTGAGAAAGACAATCTTACTATTGGGACTCTTTTTTTGAAGAGTCTGGGGAGGGAGAGCAGCTCTCAGTTGCCGAATTAGAGCTTCTGCTTGTTCTAATCTTTCTTCAACTTCTGTGAGATGTCTGTTTCGATACCGGTTAGTACTATCCAGAGTCTATCATGAATTATTGCAACTCACTTCCTCGTAAGTGGTGTACGCGAGTATTTCTCGTACAGGCAATGTCTTCTATATCTCAGGCACATGTTGCATGTCGGAATCCCCTTGTCGCATTTTGACTTCCTCCGTCGGCATTCCTTGCACGCTTGATCAGAGTACCCAAGAGGGCTCGGTTGCCCCAAGGGCGTCAAGCTAGCAGAATccatttataaaaattacgATTATTATGTTTCAGCTGAATGTAAGCTGGCAAAATACCACGCCATCTTGTGGTAACAAGTGTCTGAGTAGATGCTTCAAATAACGTATTTGCTCAAATAAGCACACCAGTTATGGGGCTCACAGATCTCCACAATACTTCACGCTCCAAGGGAACAACGATGTCCCGGAGACTTCTGCGTAGCGGCTAATTTGCCACGAGACTTGTTTGGCGTCTTTTACGAGGACAGTATGAAAGCCAATTTAAGCGCCCTACATCTGGTGGCCAATTAGTCTAATATGCTACGGTATTAATATCGATTACCATATTTCGTATCCAGTGATACGCATGCTCAGGTATCCATTTGACGATGTTTTCACGGACAAAGTACTGTAATTTTTATCTCTCTATTTCTCTCATAAAAAGTTAGGATCATGCGTGCTCGCGGCGAACTTATAGTTGATACATCAGACATGTTTAGCTTATAACAATACCTCTATTATGAGCGATTGTCTGTCATCAGTGTGtaaaagattaatataaaaggtCATTCAGAGAGAAATAATACATTTTGATGcttcttataaatatttctcAATTCAGCGACATAACATTGTCATACCAACTGGATAAAGAACTACGGGTGCTCCTTTCAGTATTCGCAAAACAGGACATGGAAACATTGACATTCAGTCAACTTTCAAGTTGCCAAATAGGTGTTTGTATGATTCACGGCTGGTTATTTTCTTCCACCACGAGCTCAGATGCAGCCGAGAATCCAACAGAGTTGGATACACAGTCTTGTCCAAATGATGCATGTAAGGGACAAAGAAAAGATCCACTACCATTAATGTCTACTTGAGTTAGTCTTTGGTTCTTTCACATACTTTTTAGGTTCTGCCACTTACATCTCCAGCCATGAAATCTTGACTTGCAAGTCTTTTGTCTAATAAGTCAACGACTTGCTCAAGCCTTTCTCTCAGAAGCTTACATTTCTCAACGTCCGTCTCGCCGTGGAACCAAGTGCTATTATTATCGTTAGCTCTTGAACGTATGTAGCTGTCACATATCAAAAGACGAACGGTTTAAACAGTTCTTCAAAGACCAGCTGattggcagcagcgtcaaaaGAAGTGAGCTCAATTGATGCTGCCTCTTCAAACTTGGCTATCGCGACAACGTCGTTTGGATCGGGAAGCAGGGAAACTGATGTATCGTTGCTGCCATACGAATGCGCCAAATATCTTGCAATGGCGCGCGACTCGGCTAACATCAGCGGGGGTTTATGAGCTTCATCTCGAATAAATGGTACGGCACCGAAAGGGTTGAGTTCTAAGATATCTGGTTGCTAAAAAGACATCAGTAAACGAAGGTGTCAGGACCACTATGTGCTCTGCGTTACCTTGTGCTCAAATTTAGAAATATCAACCTCTCGAATATCATTGATCTGGAGCCCAAGTTCATGGATAGTGAGTAGCAATCGCTGAGGGCAAGGCAGCCGAGAATCAGTGAAAAGAGTAATCTGAGACATATTGCTTGATACTTTTTTTACAAGTTCGTGAACACCAAATTCACTTCTGCTCAATGACAGAAATTATGGAGTGAAAAATGCTTGTTTTTAAGCTCCAAATTGAGTACATACGTAACTTGCAGGCCGCCTAAATTGAAGGGCGCAGATTGTCATTCAGTTAGTTTATACGCCATGTTCGCGCAGGCAGATCGGGTTGACGTAAAATGGCTATCCCCGAATAGCCTCGCCGAGAGATTTATATCCACTAACACATAGGATTGAACTAAGCTACAGGCAAGAGATGACGTGTTACACTAATTTATCCACGTTAAATGATTTATAAGGCATTATatgtgaagagaagaaaaaaaggaaatggtCAATATTGGAGGTCATGGGCAGTGAAATTATTTGGTGCTGTGTTGCATAGCCCGTTTCGGAAATTAAACCCGTCTAAAACAGCAAAATTAGAGTGTAGGATTTCACAGCGACTTTAGCGGACAGGGCACTATAATTTAGTATGTAGGtaaagtagtaatagtaagCGAGTATTAGTATGCTAAGTtgtaaaaaataactaacattatataataaatgcaGGAACAAAGGTACTTTTCTATAAGGATAAATAGTATAagagtatatataagtaGATTTAGTAAATTTATTGCTGGGGCAATTTATAGTCAGAGAAAAGATAAAGgtatgtgtatgtgtgtgtgtgcgcgTATATGAACTTTAAGCGTAAGAGCATTTTATATTTCATGGCTGGCTAAAGTAAGGTAAATTCTACATCCTTAACTAATTTATATTCTATTAAGTATTTTCattataaataagtttaatttcTTGAATGGGTTATGCTATAGAAACTTGCATTATACGCTGAGACTGAGCGGCTTACAAATGGTGAAAGTTTCTCGATACTATAGggaaatataaatttttcaAGTCGAAAAGGCGAATGTACCTAAATAGCTGCCCCTATAACGACATTTACTTCCTTGTGTATGCGCAGTTCATGATATTAGATTGGTGAACGAACATCGCGTAGAGCAAAAAATCGTGCCTATTGGCAgtgttttaaaaaaaatgtccTCGCTATCTAGAACAATTCCATCATTGCACAACAAATTGCTGATTGTGGGACTTGAAAAGCTTCGAGCTATCCAAAAGAGTTCCAGTTGACGATTGGTAGAAGTCAACCTGCAAATTCTGTTCATCCAGAAATCGGATAGTCGCATAGCTAAAATCGTCTGCATAAGCAAATGCCGTATAAGACGGCTCTGATCCAACGCTGCTGAGGCCCTCAATGTTGCCTGCTCCACCAGCGACAATATACATTGGCGCTTTCGGGTCAGTCATACCTGCTGGGTCGGCGGTTCCGTTGAAGACCGGTAAGAATCTTTGAGAATTGTGGACATGTCCAAAGACTCCTAAATCGACACCGTACTTGTAGAAGAGACCTTCAAAAGCGACCTGGCATGGTGCACAGCCCGAACCTCCCGTCGAGTACCAGGGCCGGTGTCCTCCAACGATTAGCCAAGGCGTGACCGAACGGTCAACAGATGATAGGTCCGCTTCAAGGAAATCGAGCTGCTGGTTAAGAGCTCCAAAAGGTCCGCCATTGAGGCCAGCAGAGCCATCGGGTCCATCAGGAGCATTAGCAAAATCAGTCTCAGTGTCAATCATGACAATATGGGCCATTCCATATTCAAAAGAGAACCAGAAGGGAGGATTGGCGAGTTCATGAGCCTTATTTGCGTTGATTTTCGCACTACTATTTGCTGAAGTAGAAGTAAACGCCGTTGGCATGGTCTTACCAAATCGATTTATAAAGTCAGTGAAGTTCTTCTGTCCAGCGGGGCATAGTCCCGTTGTGTGGGGGATCTCCTGACAGGCCGCTTCGTGATTGCCTGGACTGGCCATATAAGGCTTGCGGCCAGCGATGGGAGCCAGTTGGTCATAAAATTGTTCCAGGATAGCTTGATATGCATTTGTCCCGTCAAAAATGTTCTTTGGCGTCTCAATCCAGTCGTCAGCATATGCCAAGTCTCCCGGATGTATAACAAATTCATAATCGTTAACAGTATTAGCGAGACGCTGGATAGTTGTATGGTTCAACGACGGGTCAATGGTCGGAATTGTGTCACGCTTGGTCTGGTCGTTTTGAATGGTATAGCCGTCAGGGCCTACCACTCCTAAATCGATGATGGCATTGATGGAGAATGGGGTTTTATCTCCAGCAATGCGGGGGCTCAGAAAATGGTCCATGCTTGAGTTGGTAGAGACAATTTTGTAGTAATAGGTAGTGGCCGGGGACAGATTATTGAGAGTCACTGAATTTGACCACGTACGTGAGGTCGGGTATGTAACGGAATTTTGAGAACATGCTTGTTGTGTAAGAGAGGTAGCAGAAACTCCATAAGAAACACATGGCTGGCTGAGTTGCTGATACGTGTTCCACCCAATTGATACACCTGTTCTCTAATGTCAGTATACCTGGAAATGCATTTTGCTCATCACTAGTCATATGGACATACTGTTGGGTCCGTTGACTGCAATGCGTTGCTGAACGGGAGTTGTTAAATCAGCAGGGATAGGCGGGtagctagcagcagcaaaagcacCAGCGGCTAGCACTGGAAGAGCTTTGGCTGAAGTAAAAGCTGACACCATCTTGATAAGGGCAAGATCTTGGGCGAAGAACAATAGATCTTCAGTCAAGTTTTTCATGCAAAAATAAACGAGAGCTTGGAAGGGTGGtttatgcatatatatatatatatatatatatatatatatatttgtctATGCATATATATCTACTCATTAAGCTCCCATGTGACAGTTGCTACTCCATTTGCCAGCATCATTATTAATTCCTCGGCTCTCATAGGAGACTATACAAACGTGCTGCAACTCGGCATCTGAGCTGCTATATTTGGGAATACGTCCGTCGATCTCTCCACTGCATCTATATTTTGTTGAGGTTCGTCCATACGCTATAAAAACTAGATCTCGCTACTCGTGCGGAGATCGTGTAATGTCATTGGCGAAGACGTTCAACTGGATCTGAACAGTTGCTAAACATGCAGCTCTGCTTGAGACGTGTCGTCGGTGATTGATTAGGCTAGACTTCGCTTAGTAAATAGCGCAATGCATCTGTCACAATATTTCTTGCCGAGGCCTGAAGTAATGTGTACAAGCAAACTTCAAAACTGCTTGCAGCATAAGCTATAAGCAAACagctgctgttttcttttcttttcttttcttttctttcctttttctttttttttctattcttatTCTTTCCCAGATATCCCGGCAATCttacccccctcccccccgcccaaagaaaaaaagattcaaCGCCGTACATCTCGAACTATTCTAGCTAACAACTGTGCTCTGAGCGCATAAATCGTCAACTTAGACCGTCAATGGTTTGAGAATTACCACTaccatatacatgtattaatTGCGTTGAGATTTATTAGGCGATTACAGCTATTCCTTCATAACATCGGCCTTCTAAGCATCAGCGTTATTATTACTTTGCTAGCTGCCGCAAAAACTCTAAGCATGTTTCTTTCACGGAAAACGTCGTAGTACTGCCTCTGCATACCCATTACCAAGTACAAGAGCTATACCTATTCGCGAAAAAGGATAAAATCCCCTTTTAGCACTTCTATATTGATAAAGCTCCAGCCTTTTGCATCCCTTGGCTATGCGTATTACTCACTTTCTACCCTTTACATGGTTGAGAGGGTGTAGCCGAGAGCTATATATCCTGGCGCCCACATGTCTCTCATTTTTGTCGAAGGCAGCCAATCTCCTGTCTCAGACCAACCACCTCAGACGCGATCAGGCTAGTCTCTTTCTACATGGCTACTGGACATTCGTGCTTAATTTAAACTCATCAGCTAGACAAATTCCTGCTATTATATGAACTAGAAACTAGAGTTGTGCCACATAGACACTGGAACTCTAAAAACGGATCTCTCGGAGTAGGTCATTGACCTGCTTCAGGAAAATACGCACGCGACAGCGCTCCCTTGCGCCGACAGATGCGGTTACCAAGGGCTGTCCGAGAAAATATTCCCTTTTGATGAATAAAATTGACTTTTTCCCTTGGCTCAATATATATTCCAATCGCTTGCTGGACATATTGCCTTTACGGAGCCCTCCATGTCCCAACTGCAGTCCCGGCTACTCTAAGACTACGTCACTGAGATATACTCAGTAGCACATGCTTCTTTCACTATGAGTGGCGCTCAATTTCTCTCCAGGCGTATTCTGAGAGCGACTGCCCTTCGCCTCCTAAATCGTCGATTTGCTTTTGCCATAGCAGCGACAGCTACGTTCAGCGCCAAGTCAGTCCACATATATGCTCATCTCGATGCGTTGCAGAAGAGAGATCTGCTCCTTTGGgggctctctttcttctcacaAGACACGGTATTTCTATTAGTTATTCGCATGGTCATGGATCAGTCCCTGGGCAGCGCTTTATCCACATTGGTCACACTTATGGTGCTGTTTCTGCTTGCGACAGCCGCAGTATCCGAatcctttttcttcactACAGGGACAGAACTGCAGTGGCGCAATGTTGCTCTGGCCGGTGATTCGTCTTCATGGTCAACACTCTCAGCAGGGTGGATATCATGTTTATTATCATCTATCGCTTTGTTTGTGATTGCACAGATATTCCAGTATCCCTTTGATAGAGTATCCAGCTGTGCACTGGAGATATTAAAGTGGCCGGTCTCATTTATTTCCAATAAGCTGCCGGTATTGAATCACTGCAGCTTATCAGGAGCGACGTATAAGCATCTATCTCAACAGGATGTGGAATACATTGAAGAGGTTTACAAGGACGATGAACTTGAGGATCAGAGACTAGAGAACGATACTGTGCAGCCAGCCAAATGCTCATCTTATCTGAGACTATTTGTTGGCCTTGTATTGGTAGCCCAGGTCATGTGTACAGTTACGCGGCCAACAAATCACTCGCTTATATTCATGTCCTGGACATTACCGCTTATGCCATTTGTGGATGTCATCTTCTCAGCGCCTTCTTTAGCCAGTCTCCTTGCAATGTCAGGCAATGTCGATGACGCGCTACATAACGTTACGGCTTTAGGCGAACCGATTCCGTGGACTTGGTTACCAAATAACATGTCACTTCAAGGGTTTGAAGATTGGTATGAAACGGGCAAAAAACATTACAGAGCTTTGGCTGACCCACTGAAAATTTCAAatcttgaagaagatttgcttctgcctctccgGGCCAATCTAGACGATGTTCCCATCCGACATGTTTTGCTAGTCAAACTTGAGAGCACGCGCAAAGATGTCTTTCCAATCAAGAAAAACGGCTATATATGGAATCGTCTCGCTCATTCATTTGGGAATTCGTCGCTGCCGGCGGAAGCGCAAGAAAGGCTGTCTACCCTTACCACGACTGCGAAGTACCTTACCGGAGACTTGAGCGACGGTTTTGGTGAAAAATCTGGCACACCACGCGGTGGTATCAATGCGAATAACGCTTTTACTGCCAGTACTTACACGTTGAAGAGCTTAGTTGGGACGCATTGCGGCATAAGCCCACTAGCTGCTGATTTCAACGTTGAGATGGACCATCATATCTACCAACCCTGTCTGCCTCATATTTTTGAAGCATTGAACCAGCTAAATCACAGCGACGATGAGATATCGAGCCATAATTTTACGTCGTACAAGTGGAAAACTGCTTTCATGCAGTCAGTAACGTTAAGATATGACAAACAGGATCGCCTCATGCCGAAGATAGGATTCACTCACCCGCTAGGTTCTTTTGAATTGAAGGATAAGGCAGCCAAGCTCGGACCAGTCGACCTACCCGATATTAACTACTACGGCATGCCTGAACGTGCTATAGAAGACTACTTGCGGGATGCTTTTGCGTCAGCTAAGAAAAATAATGAAAGAGTCTTCTTATCCCACTTGACGAGCTCGACGCATCACGATTTTGGCTTGCCAAAAGACGAGAACCGTGTGCCGCTGGCTAACGACCCCGACCTTGAAGATCTTTCACGCTACCTCAACACGGTGGGCTTTGTTGATCGCTGGTTGAATAGAATTCTTCACATcttggatgaagaaggcgttGCAGATGAGACTTTACTCGTCGCTGTTGGAGACCACGGCCTCTCCATCGCAGAGCGAAGAAGCATCACTCCGTATAGCAACCCACACGTTGCAAATTACCACGTGCCGCTGGTTCTATCGCATCCCAAGCTTCCAAGCATTACCATCGATGACCCGGTCACCTCCATACAAATTCTGCCAACCATTCTggatcttctccttgagaCTAAGTCTCTCGCAAAATccgaggcagaggcagtgCGCGACATGATCCAAAACTATGAGGGCCAATCCCTCTTACGGCCACTGCAAAAATTTTCTGAGATCAATGGACAAGGAGGCTGGCAGCATACAGTTATGAATCCCGGCGGCTCAACAGTCTCTGTTCGGGACGCTCGCCAGCCCAACTGGCGACTGATTGTGCCCGTCTTCGGAAACTACGAATGGAGGTTTACAAACCTAGAAACAGATCCGCACGAAGACGCTCCGTTGGTGTCATACGACTTTAAAACTCTCTTGCGTATCGTGCAGGAAGCATTTGGGCCTGAGGCCGCGACGTGGGTGAAAGAGGCTGCAACCGTTACTCGGTGGTGGACAGACGAAAATTATAAGCGCTGGCGCTacaataaataaaaggaacATCAAGCGTATATGCAACTTGTAAGGGAATTTATGTttagctaatattaatattacatATCTTAATGAGATTATAAAGTACTTCAGACTCAGAAGACGGTAATACGAAGCAAGCACCTCAGGCTATATACTAATATCACATGTTTCCAATCGTACCGTCTCCAGATCCCAGATCTGCCTGTCTATTAGCTTGCAAGGCCATGTTTTTTCCTCCGGCTAACCCCGCCTTTAGTAACTTGTCATCAAAAGAAATCGATCAAGAAACCCACAACATTTGTCTCTTGGGAATAAccattataataaagtttattgcTGACCTTGGAGCTAAGCCTTTTTTCTCCAGGTGCTGCCTGTAGCGCGCTTATTCATTCTCCTGGACAGCCGAAAGGATTCAGGCCCGAAGTTCTTTGATGTCACAATGATGCCACTTGCGACATCTATTCCTTTGCACGATACTAGATCTCATCATACCATTTGCTAGTTCTTTTGTTGTGGCACCACGCCACCACATTCAGCCAAGCAATAATCGTTCTATCTGTCCATTTTCTCGTCGTTGGTTAGGGGTATAAATACGTCATGTTTAccataaaatagcttattgttcgtttttttattttcctgcATCTGAGGCGATCGCCTAAGCAAGAACTGATAAATCCAAGCTCTAGTGCGTCGTTTTAGCAGCTGAGCTTGCACTTGAGAATAAGGCACATGCATCTGTATCAATACCGAGTGTTTTCAATAGGCACATCGTATTTTCAGCTATAAAATTGTATTCACCAGTTTCCAATATGACCGATTTGTTTAGCCAAGAATTTCATGTCTGCGCTTCCCTTCGTCGGAAATCGCAAGCTGAAAAAGTCGTCGAGAAAGAAGGCTGTTTCGGCCTCAACCTAACGGTCAGTCTTCATCACGATGCTCATGTTTTGCTTCATCATATCTCTATGCCAAACATCACCGTTCTGAAAGGGGGGGGTAATACTACTATTGATCGCATTTGAGTTCTCTATAAGCTAATGACGATTGCTTAGCCTATATTCATTGGCATCTCAGCCACATTATCAGGATATAGGACGTACCTTGTTTCCGTTGCCGTTCGCGATTCTACATATCTAATTGATTTTGCCATTAAAACTGTTTCTGCAGCTGAACAAGGTGCCACAAACAATCAAGATTTTCTGGCAGACTAcatcatcaaagccatcaGAGGATACGAACATCGAACTTTTACCAAGGTCATAGGTGCTGGACTTCCCCATGCACTACAGTCGCTAAGCCCAACGCTGTGTTCTCGCCTCTGGCTAGAACTGGACATTGTGCCTCTTGTTATTCAGCAGCCACATGAACACAAGGAAAGGATAAGCCTCTGGCTTAGCAAACGAGTGGACGAACAAGCTGATTCCATGGCGCGAAAATGCATCATGTAAGCGACATTCCAATGCAAGATTAATAGAATTTGGCAATAATTACTGATACAAGTGTCGAATGAATTTAGGAATTTTGGCCCTTCTTTAACCCCTCTCTTGCAAGTCGCTTGGAGTGGTGTCGTCGAAGTCGATGCCGGATTTCAAGCGCCACTCTTAACGGTCGAAAATTACAAGACCACTTGCGGTCCTGCGTCTTGGGAGGCAGTTATGCATTACGCGAAGAGTCTACGAAAGCACAAGACCAAAATAGCATTCTTCAGCAGCACTCCTCAGGGCGGCGGCGTTGCCCTGATGAGACATGCGCTTGTACGGTTCTCGCGCGCATTGGGAGTAGATCTGCGTTGGTATGGTATGTTTTTTCACCTTTGTCCCTAGCATCTCGCTAGTTCAGGTGTAAGCTGATAACTTCAGTACCAAAACCTCATCCGGGTGTATTCCGCATCACCAAAAACATTCATAATACGCTTCAAGGTGTGAGCCCTGAGGGTGAGCACATCTCtgcagaggaaaagaaggcaatCGTCGACTGGATTAGTGACAACGCTGATCGTTACTGGTTCTCTGATGGTGGCCCATTATGCCGACCAGATAAGGGCGGTGCGGATATTGTTATTGTGAGTCTCGCCGCTGCAAAACGGGCTGTGGCTGTATCGCTGGCTTTTGTCTATGACATCGTTCTGCTATACAATTTCCCCCGTTCACCATGTCCCATTATCTTGTTTCCTTTAGTAATTGAGTAAACAGATCGACGACCCTCAAATGCCATGTCTCATCCCGctcatcaagaagctcacGCCATCACGGCCGGTCTTCTACAGATCGCATATCCAGATTAGAGCAGATTTAATTGATGTAGAGGGCTCTCCTCAAGCAGATATCTGGGATTTTCTCTGGAAAAACATCAAACAAGCCGACTTATTTATCAGTCACCCGATTCCGTCATTTGTGCCTCATAATGTGCCCAGAGAGAAGGTCGTCTATATGCCTGCAACAACTGATTGGTATGTATAAGTTGCTGTAATTCATCGGAATATAAAATTGACTTAAGGCTCTATAGGCTAGATGGCCTGAATAAGCCAATGGAGATATGGGATGACGGTTATTACGGCCATTTATATAACATCAACTGTCGCTCGCAACGTATGACAGAGTTAGAGTGGCCAAGGAGTAAGCGGAGAGTGACTGAAGCAACCAATTACTCAAACTCATATACTGATGTACACTAGGAAAATATATTATCCAAGTGTCTCGTTTCGATCCCGCCAAAGGGTTGCCAACTGTGGTGGATGCGTATGC
This window encodes:
- a CDS encoding uncharacterized protein (EggNog:ENOG41~TransMembrane:5 (n24-34c38/39o54-74i86-106o126-146i227-246o252-271i)), producing the protein MSGAQFLSRRILRATALRLLNRRFAFAIAATATFSAKSVHIYAHLDALQKRDLLLWGLSFFSQDTVFLLVIRMVMDQSLGSALSTLVTLMVLFLLATAAVSESFFFTTGTELQWRNVALAGDSSSWSTLSAGWISCLLSSIALFVIAQIFQYPFDRVSSCALEILKWPVSFISNKLPVLNHCSLSGATYKHLSQQDVEYIEEVYKDDELEDQRLENDTVQPAKCSSYLRLFVGLVLVAQVMCTVTRPTNHSLIFMSWTLPLMPFVDVIFSAPSLASLLAMSGNVDDALHNVTALGEPIPWTWLPNNMSLQGFEDWYETGKKHYRALADPLKISNLEEDLLLPLRANLDDVPIRHVLLVKLESTRKDVFPIKKNGYIWNRLAHSFGNSSLPAEAQERLSTLTTTAKYLTGDLSDGFGEKSGTPRGGINANNAFTASTYTLKSLVGTHCGISPLAADFNVEMDHHIYQPCLPHIFEALNQLNHSDDEISSHNFTSYKWKTAFMQSVTLRYDKQDRLMPKIGFTHPLGSFELKDKAAKLGPVDLPDINYYGMPERAIEDYLRDAFASAKKNNERVFLSHLTSSTHHDFGLPKDENRVPLANDPDLEDLSRYLNTVGFVDRWLNRILHILDEEGVADETLLVAVGDHGLSIAERRSITPYSNPHVANYHVPLVLSHPKLPSITIDDPVTSIQILPTILDLLLETKSLAKSEAEAVRDMIQNYEGQSLLRPLQKFSEINGQGGWQHTVMNPGGSTVSVRDARQPNWRLIVPVFGNYEWRFTNLETDPHEDAPLVSYDFKTLLRIVQEAFGPEAATWVKEAATVTRWWTDENYKRWRYNK
- a CDS encoding uncharacterized protein (CAZy:GT4); this encodes MTDLFSQEFHVCASLRRKSQAEKVVEKEGCFGLNLTPIFIGISATLSGYRTYLVSVAVRDSTYLIDFAIKTVSAAEQGATNNQDFLADYIIKAIRGYEHRTFTKVIGAGLPHALQSLSPTLCSRLWLELDIVPLVIQQPHEHKERISLWLSKRVDEQADSMARKCIMNFGPSLTPLLQVAWSGVVEVDAGFQAPLLTVENYKTTCGPASWEAVMHYAKSLRKHKTKIAFFSSTPQGGGVALMRHALVRFSRALGVDLRWYVPKPHPGVFRITKNIHNTLQGVSPEGEHISAEEKKAIVDWISDNADRYWFSDGGPLCRPDKGGADIVIIDDPQMPCLIPLIKKLTPSRPVFYRSHIQIRADLIDVEGSPQADIWDFLWKNIKQADLFISHPIPSFVPHNVPREKVVYMPATTDWLDGLNKPMEIWDDGYYGHLYNINCRSQRMTELEWPRRKYIIQVSRFDPAKGLPTVVDAYACFREQLEKYKAIDIPQLVICGNASVDDPDGTIIYEQVMTQLETRYPHLLSDVSVMRLDPCDQLLNCLMANAHVVLQLSTYEGFEIKVSEALHAGRPVIATNAGGIPLQVKDKVNGYLVQPGDWKTVAAHLMDLFTDPKLHDRMSYAAKTGVSDEVGTVGNAISWYYLATKWSQRGPKLELLGNAQWVNDMARNEAGQPYAEGENRLPRNFVSSGK